The Chryseobacterium shigense genome segment TTCTCTGCTGAAGTTCAATAAATCTATTATAAGAAAGGCTTTTAGGAAATAAGTCCTTCCAATAACCACAAACAACTTCCTTATAATAGTGCTTAAAAGTTTTGTGAGCGCCCAAATGAAAGCCAATCATAATGGTGACGATTTCAGAATCCGACATTAGCGAGGTTCTATTTCTTCTTTTCTTTCTATCGCCGAGTGCCTGGAGCTTCATTTTTTTAATTTGAGCCTCAAACTCTTTACAAAAATCGTCAACTTGTACAAAAATATTTGTAATTTGGTCTTTCAAAATCATAAGCAATAATTCATTAAATATTTGAACGTTAGATACTTAAATATACGAATTATTGCTTTTTTATACAAATTTTATTCCTTGTTCTTATCCCGAACTCAGGTTAAATGTATATAATGTGTATTAGCTTTATTATCTCTTGGAATGTTTTTAGTCTGGCAAAATAACTTTATTATATGGGGAAAGTATCATTTCTCCATGTTCAATTTTAACCAACATATTCAAATCTTCAAAACTTCTGGTTCTGAATGGGCAGAATATTTTGATATTTTTTTCGGGAAAAGCTTTATGTAGTTTTATGGCTGAAGCCATAGCGGTACGACCCAAAGTCAATACATCATCTATCAAAATCAGATTAGATTCCATAATCAATTCCAGTTCAACAGACAAGCTGTCCAAATGTGTCTGAACCGAATTTCTTGTTTCAGCAGAATATTGTCCACTGGATTTAGGAATTGCGACTGTTCGCTTGAGGCATCCTGACACACCATTACCTAAACCGTTTCTTACTAATGTTTCAGCAATGACGTTAGAGGGAAATACAGCTCCCTCAACAGTCGGGTACTTCTTGGGATTGGTACTAAAACCGAATTATCGAAAAAAGAAGATTCGTTGTTTTCAATAATCTGTCCTGCCAGTATTCTACTGAAATCAGGATTACCATTTTTACAAGCTCCTAAAAGCCGTCTTGATTTTGCTGCATTTTCAGAGCTTCCACGTGGAGAATATATAAGAAATGTGAAAAAATCAAAATGCATATTCCTCTTTTGATGTTAGATATGGAATGTTTTCGATAAGATCCTTATAATTATCGTTGGTTAGAACCTGCGCACCATAATGCAACATTTCTTTTGCCCAGATGATATTTTCCTTTATCACATTTTCCATAATAAAAAGTTCCCGACCTAACCTCAATGATTCCCATCCCTGGTGTTTAGTTCCACTTTTTTCGCTGGCTTCAATGATAATAGTAGCATCACTTATCAAAGCCATTGTCCTGTTTCGAATAGGAAAATTCTTAGGAGTTACACTATAATTTTCAGGAAATTGAGAAACCAACAAATGTTCCTCAGCTATTTGGTCTTGCAGTTTCTTATTCTTCACAGGAAAATACTGCCCCAAAGGCGTACCTATGACCGCAATTGTTTTTCCTTCCCTTTCAATAGTTGAAAGATGAGCTGTCGTGTCAACTCCTTCAGCTAATCCACTCACAACCGTAATCTGGGTGTCCACTAAAAAATTACTGATAAAGCGTGTTCTTTTAATTCCCATTTCCGAAACATTTCTTGATCCGACCACAGATACCCTTCTACCAAATTCCAAAAGAGAGAAATCGCCTTTGAAAAATAGTTCTTTAGGACTGTTTTTCTTTTCTATTTCAGTGAGCTTATTATAGTA includes the following:
- a CDS encoding DNA-processing protein DprA — translated: MNTYLDYYNKLTEIEKKNSPKELFFKGDFSLLEFGRRVSVVGSRNVSEMGIKRTRFISNFLVDTQITVVSGLAEGVDTTAHLSTIEREGKTIAVIGTPLGQYFPVKNKKLQDQIAEEHLLVSQFPENYSVTPKNFPIRNRTMALISDATIIIEASEKSGTKHQGWESLRLGRELFIMENVIKENIIWAKEMLHYGAQVLTNDNYKDLIENIPYLTSKEEYAF